CATCGACGACGGCTCGTTGACCGAGACCTACGCCGCGCTGCGACTCGACATCCACACCCGCCGCTGGGCCGGTGTCCCCTTCTACCTGCGCACCGGCAAGCGACTGGGCCGGCGCGTCACCGAGGTGGCCGTCATCTTCAAGAAGGCACCGCACCTGCCCTTCGAGAACATCGACGTGACCGAGCTGGGCCACAACGCGCTGGTGATGCGGATCCAGCCCGACGAGGGCGTCACGATGCGCTTCGGCGCCAAGGTGCCCGGCACGACGATGGAGATCCGCGACGTCAACATGGACTTCGTCTACGGCGGATCCTTCGTCGAGAGCAGCCCCGAGGCGTACGAGCGGCTCATCCTGGACGTGCTCCTCGGCGACCCGCCGCTGTTCCCGCAGCACCGCGAGGTCGAGCTCTCCTGGGAGATCCTCGACCCCGTGATGGACCACTGGGCGCGCAAGCGCACGATCGACACCTACGAGGCCGGCACGTGGGGGCCCCAGTCGGCCGACGAGATGCTGGCCCGCGACGGACGCGTCTGGAGGCGACCCTGACATGGACATGGTCCTGGAGGACACCAACGCCTCGGCGGTCGCCAAGGCACTGACCAAGGGTCGCGCCCTCGCGGGCAGCCCGGCGATGGACATGGTCCTGACGCTGCTCATCGTCACCGACGAGGACAACGTGGCCGAGGCCATGAAGGCCGCCAACGTCCTGCAGCACGAGCACCCGTCCCGCGTCCTGGGCGTCATCCTCGGCGACGGGCGCGGCAAGCCCCGCCTGGACGCCCGCGTGCGGGTCGGCGCGGGATCGCCCGGCGAGTCGGTGTTGCTGCGCATGTCCGGCCCGCTGGTCAAGCACTCCGAGTCCGCCGTCCTGCCGCTGCTGCTGCCCGACTCCCCCGTCGTCGCGTGGTGGCCGGGCATCGGCCCGCAGGAGCCGTCGAAGGACCCGATCGGTCGTCTCGCCCGGCGGCGTCTGACCGACTCCGAGCGCACCCCCTCCCCCGTCAAGTGGCTGCACCAGCTCGCTCCGGGATACAGCCCCGGCGACAACGACCTGGCGTGGACGCGGCTGACCCTGTGGCGTGCCCTGCTGGCCGCCGCGCTGGACCAGACCACGGGAACCGTGTCGGGCGGCCGGATCCAGGCCGACGACATCAACCCGGTCGCGGTCCTGCTGCGCGCCTGGCTCGAGTGCCGACTGAAGGTGCCCATCGAGTTCGTCGACGACGACTCCGGACCACAGATCCAGCGCGTCACGCTCTTCACCGACGTCGGTGACATCGACATCCGGCGGGTCGACACGATGAGCTGTGAATTCAGCGTGCCGGGCTCGGCGTCGCGCATCGTGCCGATCCGGCGCCGCACGATCCCCGAGTTGCTGGCCGAGGACCTCCGACGCCTGGACGCCGACGAGGTGTACGGCGAGACCCTGGCGCACCTCGACGGCAACACGACGAAGGGATGAGCGATGACCATTCGCATCTTCGACAGCGGTGACGACCTCGCGCTGGCGGTCTCGCGGCAACTGGCCTCCCGGGTGCAGTCCATCCAGCTCACGGACCGCACGCCGCGACTGGTGCTGACCGGCGGCTCGATCGCGACCAAGATCTACGGACGCCTCTCGGCCGAGAGCGGCGCCCGGTGGTCGGCGGCGCACTACTGGTGGGGCGACGAGCGCTTCGTCCCCGAGGGCCACGAGGATCGCAACGACCGCCAGGCCCGCGAGGGCTTCCTGGACCGGCTCGCCGTTCCCGACGAGCACATCCATGCGATGCCGGCCCTCGATGGAGGGCTGGAGATCGCCGAGGCGGCCGACGCGTATGCCGCACAACTGCCGGAGGAGCCGTTCGACGTCGTGCTGCTCGGGGTGGGCCCCGATGCCCACATCGCATCGCTCTTCCCGGGGCACCCGCAGGTGCACGAGCTCGAGCGGCTGGCGGTCGAGGTGCTGGACTCCCCCAAGCCGCCGCCGGAGCGGATCACGCTGACCTATCCGGCCCTGAACCACACGCGTGCGACGTGGTTCGTCGTGTCGGGCGCCGACAAGGCCGAGGCGGTCGCGAAGGCTCTGGCCGGCACGCCGATCGACGAGGCGCCGGCCGCGGGCGCCCGCGGGATCGAGGAGACCATGTGGTTCCTCGACACCGCGGCCGCGTCGAAGCTGCCGCGCTGAGCGCGGCGGCCCCGATCAGAAGATGATCTCGCCCGCCTTGCGCTTGCTGCGCAGGGTGTCGAGGGCTTCCTTGAGGATGTCGGCGGCCTCGGTCTCGGAGCGACGCTCCTTCACGTAGGCCAGGTGCGTCTTGTACGGCTCGGTCTTCGGCGCATCCGGCCGGTTGTCCGAGTCCATGCTGGCGGGCATGCCGCACTTGGGGCAGTCCCACTCGACGGGCACCTCGGCCTCGATCGCGAACTGCAGCGTGATCGAGTGGTCGTTGGTGCAGAAGTACGAGATGAACTGACGGGGGGCCGCCTCGCCGCGCTCGGCCTCGCCCATGGGGCCGGAGCCGATGCGGCTGCCGCGAATCGCGCCGGCGGCCATCAGTTGCTCACCTTCAGCAGCAGGCCGAGCGCGAAGACGCACACGACCCACACCGCCGCGGTGCCGACCGTGATGCGGTCGAGGTTGCGCTCGGCGACGGACGAGCCGCTGAGCGAGCTCGACACACCTCCGCCGAACATGTCGGACAGGCCGCCACCTCGGCCCTTGTGCATCAGCACGAGGACAATCATGAGCAGGCTGCTCAGGGTAAGCAGCAGGGAGAACGCGATGACCACGTCTCTCCTTTCGTCAGGACCCCGCGAGGTCGGGCATGTCGTAGAACCGGACGATCCCGGCGAACTCCTCCGCGACCAGACTGGCCCCGCCGACGAGCGCGCCGTCGACGTCGGGCTTAGCCATGATAGCGGCCACGTTCGCGGCCTTGACCGATCCACCGTACAGAATACGTGTCTGGTCGGCCACGTCCGCACCCCAGGTCTCGGCCAGGCGGCCGCGGATGGCCGCGCACACCTCCTGGGCGTCCTCCGGAGTGGCGACCTCGCCCGTGCCGATGGCCCAGACCGGCTCGTACGCGACGACCAGTCCGGCGACCTGCTCGGCCGTGAAACCGGCCAGCGAACCGTCGAGCTGGCCCAGCGTGTAGGCGACGTGCTCGCCGGCCTGGCGGACCTCGAGGCCCTCGCCGACACACACGATCGGGGTCATGCCGGCGGCGAGCGCCTTGGCGGCCTTCTCGTTGACGAGCTGGTCGGACTCGTGGTGGTACTCACGTCGCTCGGAGTGACCGACGACGACGTAGGAGCAGCCCAGCTTGGCCAACATCGCCGCCGAGATCTCGCCGGTGTACGCCCCGCCGTCGTGCGACGAGACGTCCTGCGCGCCGTAGCCGATCGGCAGCTTGTCGCCGTCGATCAGCGTCTGGACGCTGCGCAGGTCGGTGAACGGCGGGATGACGACGACCTCGCTCTTGGCGTAGTCGTGCTTCTTGTCCGACAGGGTCCACGCCAGCTTCTGGACCAGGACCACCGCCTCCTGATGGTTCAGGTTGGACTTCCAGTTGCCCGCCATCAACGGGGTACGCGTCATGCCTTCTCCTCCAGAACAGCCAGACCCGGGAGCGTCTTGCCCTCGAGGTACTCCAGGCTGGCGCCACCACCGGTCGAGATGTGACCGAACTGGTCGTCGGTGAAGCCCAGCTGCCGCACGGCGGCCGCGGAGTCGCCACCACCCACGACGGACAGGCCGTCGACCTCGGTCAGCGCCTGTGCGACCGTGCGGGTGCCGGCGGCGAACGGCGCCATCTCGAACACGCCCATCGGGCCGTTCCAGAAGACCGTCTTCGCGCCACGGATCACGTCGGCGAACGCCTCGGCGGACTCCGGTCCGATGTCGAGCCCCATCTGGTCGTCGGGGATCTGGTCGACCGTGACGGTGGTGGCCGGCGCATCGGCCTTGAACTCCGGCGCCACGACGACGTCGGTCGGCAGGACGATCGAGACGCCCAGCTCCTGGGCCCGGGAGAGGTACTCGCGGGCGACCGGGATCTGGTCCTCCTCCAGCAGCGACGAGCCGACGCCGTGGCCCTGGGCCGCGAGGAAGGTGAAGACCATCCCGCCGCCGATGACCAGGGTGTCCGCCTTCGTGAGCAGGTGGTCGATGACCCCGAGCTTGTCGGAGACCTTCGACCCGCCCAACACGACCGCGTACGGCCGCTCGGGCGACTCCGTGAGCCGCTTGAGCACCTCGACCTCGGCCTGGACGAGCCCGCCGACGGCGGACGGCAGACGCTTGGCGATGTCGTAGACGCTGGCCTGCTTGCGGTGCACGACGCCGAAGCCGTCGGACACGAACACGTCGCCCAGCGCCGCGAGCTCGTCGGCGAACGCGCCGCGCTCGGCATCGTCCTTGCTGGTCTCGCCCGGGTTGAACCGGACGTTCTCGAGCAGGGCGACCTGACCGTTCTGGAGCTCCTCGACCGTGCGCTGCGCATCGACACCCACGGTGTCGGACGCGAAGCGCACGGTCTCGCCGAGGAGCTCGCTCAGTCGCGAGGCGACCGGCGCCAGGGAGTACTGCGGGTCCGGCTGGCCCTTGGGCCGGCCCAGGTGCGCCATCACGATGACGCGCGCACCCTCGTCGACCAGCTTCTGGATCGTCGGGACGCTCGCGCGGACGCGACCGTCGTCGGTGATCGTCGTGCCGTCGAGCGGCACGTTCAGGTCACTGCGGACCAGGACTCGTTTGCCCTTGAGCTTTCCCAGGTCGTCGATCGTCTTCACGACGAGCTCCTCAGAGGGAGGAGCCGACGAGGGACGTCAGGTCGACGAGGCGGTTGGAGTAGCCCCACTCGTTGTCGTACCAGCCGACGACCTTGACCTGATCGCCGATGACCTTGGTCAGCGGCGCGTCGAAGATGCACGAGTGCGGATCGGTGACGATGTCGCTCGAGACGATCGGGTCCTCGTTGTACTTGAGGAACCGCGAGCCCTCGGCGGCCTTGCGGACGATCTCGTTGATCTCCTCGACCGACGTCTCACGGCTGGCCGTGAACGTCAGGTCGGTGGCCGAGCCGGTCGGGACCGGGACGCGCAGCGCGTAGCCGTCGAGCTTGCCCTTGAGCTCGGGCAGGACGAGCGACACGGCCTTGGCGGCACCCGTCGACGTCGGCACGATGTTGAGAGCGGCGGCGCGGGCGCGACGCAGGTCCTTGTGCGGGGCGTCCTGCAGGTTCTGGTCCTGCGTGTAGGCGTGGATCGTGGTCATCAGACCGCGCTCGATGCCGATGCCGTCGTTGAGGGCCTTGGCCATCGGGGCGAGGCAGTTCGTCGTGCACGACGCGTTGGAGATGATCGTGTGCGATCCCGCGTCGTAGAGGCCGTCGTTGACGCCCATGACGATCGTGATGTCCTCGTTCTTGGCCGGGGCCGAGATGATGACCTTCTTCGCACCGCCGTCGATGTGCGCCTTCGCCTTGGTGGCGTCGGTGAAGAAGCCCGTGGACTCGACGACGATGTCGGCGCCGACCGAGGCCCAGTCGAGGTTCGCGGGATCGCGGTCCTCGAAGGCGACGATCTTCTGATCGCCGACGTAGATCGCCGTGTCGTCGAAGTTCACGTCGGCATCCAGGCGACCCAGGATCGAGTCGTACTTGAGCAGGGTGGCCAGCGTCTTGTTGTCGGTCAGGTCGTTGACGGCCACGATCTCGACGTCGGCTCCGGCGGCACGGGCCGCCCGGAAGAAGTTACGGCCGATGCGGCCGAATCCGTTGATACCTACGCGAACAGTCACGGGATGCTCCTGGAGTTGCCGGGTGAGAGATGCGTTACCTCTTCACCCTACCGAGACCTCCGCTCACGGCACACCGGGTACCGGGCCGCGGACCCCTCAGCCGTCCCCGAGCTGGTCCGGATGCAGACCGGCCTCCGTGTCGGGGATGCCCAGATCGTGGGCCCGCTTGTCCGCCATCGCGAGCAATCGCCGGATCCGCCCGGCGATCGCGTCCTTCGTCAGCGGCGGATCGTGCAGCTGTCCGAGCTCCTCGAGGCTGGCCTCGCGGTGCTGGACGCGCAGGTCGCCGGCCATCCGCAGGTGGTCGGGCACGTCCTCACCGAGGATGTCCAGCGCGCGCTGGGCGCGGGCCCCCGCGGCGACCGCCGCGCGGGCGGACCGGCGCTGGTTGGCGTCGTCGAAGTTCGCCAGCCGGTTCGCGGTCGCGCGGACCTCGCGCCGCATCCGGCGCTCCTCCCACGCGAGCAGCGTCTCGTGGGCCCCCAGGCGGGTCAGCAGCGCACCGATCGCCTCACCGTCGCGGATCACGACCCGGTCGCCACCACGGACCTCGCGGGCCTTGGCCGAGACGCCGATCCGGCGGGCGGCGCCCACCATCGCGAGCGCGGCCTCGGGGCCGGGACAGCCGATCTCCAGCGCGGAGGAGCGGCCCGGCTCGGTCAGGGAGCCACGGGCCAGGAAGGCACCGCGCCACGCGGCGACGGCATCACAGGACGGACCGGAGACGACCTGGGGCGGCAGGCCACGGACGGGGCGGCCGCCACCGTCGACCAGGCCGGTCTGGCGCGCGAGGAGCTCTCCGCCGCGGGCGATCCGGACCACGTACAGCGTGGTCTTCCGGACGCCGGCACCCTGCTGGACGATGATCTCGCTGTCGTGACCGTAGACGTCGGCGATCTCCTGACGGAGGCGCCGGGCGGCGGCGGCGGTGTCGAGCTCGGCCTCGATCACGATGCGGCCCGAGACGATGTGCAGGCCTCCGGAGAACCTGAGTGTGGTCGACACCTCGGCCTTGCGGCAGCATGCCTTCGTCACCGGGATCCGGGCCACTTCCGCCTTGACCTGTGCCGTCATCGCCATCGACCAACCCACCTCCAGTTCAGCGGTCCCGAGAAGCCCGCTGGCCCACTCTATGCCTGCGTTGGTGACCCTGGGGCGAACGTGGTGGCAAAGACCTCGGCGAGGGCCTGTGGATCGTGCTGATCGGGCCGGGTGGACGACCGCACGTCCGCCATCACGAGCTCGGCGCCCAGCGCCCGGGCGGCGTGCTGAAGCGAAGGAACGTCGACCGTGGTGTGCGCGTCGGCGACCACGACGTCCAGGTGCAGATCCGGCGCATGGGCGGCGAGCACCTCCAGGTGCTCCGCCGGGCTCAGGTGCTCGGTCTCGCCCGGTTGCCCGACGAGATTCAGCACCAGGGCCCGCTTGGCCGGCGTGCGCAGCAGCGCCTGGCGCAGCTGCGGGACCAGCAGGGTGGGCATCACGCTGGTGAACCACGACCCCGGCCCGATCGTCACCCACTCCGCGCTGTCCAGTGCCGCAACGGCCTGGGGGCACGCCGGCGGATTCGCCGGGTCGAGGCGCACGCCCAGGATCCG
Above is a window of Aeromicrobium senzhongii DNA encoding:
- the pgl gene encoding 6-phosphogluconolactonase codes for the protein MTIRIFDSGDDLALAVSRQLASRVQSIQLTDRTPRLVLTGGSIATKIYGRLSAESGARWSAAHYWWGDERFVPEGHEDRNDRQAREGFLDRLAVPDEHIHAMPALDGGLEIAEAADAYAAQLPEEPFDVVLLGVGPDAHIASLFPGHPQVHELERLAVEVLDSPKPPPERITLTYPALNHTRATWFVVSGADKAEAVAKALAGTPIDEAPAAGARGIEETMWFLDTAAASKLPR
- a CDS encoding phosphoglycerate kinase; the protein is MKTIDDLGKLKGKRVLVRSDLNVPLDGTTITDDGRVRASVPTIQKLVDEGARVIVMAHLGRPKGQPDPQYSLAPVASRLSELLGETVRFASDTVGVDAQRTVEELQNGQVALLENVRFNPGETSKDDAERGAFADELAALGDVFVSDGFGVVHRKQASVYDIAKRLPSAVGGLVQAEVEVLKRLTESPERPYAVVLGGSKVSDKLGVIDHLLTKADTLVIGGGMVFTFLAAQGHGVGSSLLEEDQIPVAREYLSRAQELGVSIVLPTDVVVAPEFKADAPATTVTVDQIPDDQMGLDIGPESAEAFADVIRGAKTVFWNGPMGVFEMAPFAAGTRTVAQALTEVDGLSVVGGGDSAAAVRQLGFTDDQFGHISTGGGASLEYLEGKTLPGLAVLEEKA
- the gap gene encoding type I glyceraldehyde-3-phosphate dehydrogenase; its protein translation is MTVRVGINGFGRIGRNFFRAARAAGADVEIVAVNDLTDNKTLATLLKYDSILGRLDADVNFDDTAIYVGDQKIVAFEDRDPANLDWASVGADIVVESTGFFTDATKAKAHIDGGAKKVIISAPAKNEDITIVMGVNDGLYDAGSHTIISNASCTTNCLAPMAKALNDGIGIERGLMTTIHAYTQDQNLQDAPHKDLRRARAAALNIVPTSTGAAKAVSLVLPELKGKLDGYALRVPVPTGSATDLTFTASRETSVEEINEIVRKAAEGSRFLKYNEDPIVSSDIVTDPHSCIFDAPLTKVIGDQVKVVGWYDNEWGYSNRLVDLTSLVGSSL
- the tpiA gene encoding triose-phosphate isomerase, producing the protein MTRTPLMAGNWKSNLNHQEAVVLVQKLAWTLSDKKHDYAKSEVVVIPPFTDLRSVQTLIDGDKLPIGYGAQDVSSHDGGAYTGEISAAMLAKLGCSYVVVGHSERREYHHESDQLVNEKAAKALAAGMTPIVCVGEGLEVRQAGEHVAYTLGQLDGSLAGFTAEQVAGLVVAYEPVWAIGTGEVATPEDAQEVCAAIRGRLAETWGADVADQTRILYGGSVKAANVAAIMAKPDVDGALVGGASLVAEEFAGIVRFYDMPDLAGS
- the secG gene encoding preprotein translocase subunit SecG, whose protein sequence is MVIAFSLLLTLSSLLMIVLVLMHKGRGGGLSDMFGGGVSSSLSGSSVAERNLDRITVGTAAVWVVCVFALGLLLKVSN
- a CDS encoding RNA polymerase-binding protein RbpA; the protein is MMAAGAIRGSRIGSGPMGEAERGEAAPRQFISYFCTNDHSITLQFAIEAEVPVEWDCPKCGMPASMDSDNRPDAPKTEPYKTHLAYVKERRSETEAADILKEALDTLRSKRKAGEIIF
- a CDS encoding glucose-6-phosphate dehydrogenase assembly protein OpcA, producing the protein MDMVLEDTNASAVAKALTKGRALAGSPAMDMVLTLLIVTDEDNVAEAMKAANVLQHEHPSRVLGVILGDGRGKPRLDARVRVGAGSPGESVLLRMSGPLVKHSESAVLPLLLPDSPVVAWWPGIGPQEPSKDPIGRLARRRLTDSERTPSPVKWLHQLAPGYSPGDNDLAWTRLTLWRALLAAALDQTTGTVSGGRIQADDINPVAVLLRAWLECRLKVPIEFVDDDSGPQIQRVTLFTDVGDIDIRRVDTMSCEFSVPGSASRIVPIRRRTIPELLAEDLRRLDADEVYGETLAHLDGNTTKG
- the whiA gene encoding DNA-binding protein WhiA translates to MAMTAQVKAEVARIPVTKACCRKAEVSTTLRFSGGLHIVSGRIVIEAELDTAAAARRLRQEIADVYGHDSEIIVQQGAGVRKTTLYVVRIARGGELLARQTGLVDGGGRPVRGLPPQVVSGPSCDAVAAWRGAFLARGSLTEPGRSSALEIGCPGPEAALAMVGAARRIGVSAKAREVRGGDRVVIRDGEAIGALLTRLGAHETLLAWEERRMRREVRATANRLANFDDANQRRSARAAVAAGARAQRALDILGEDVPDHLRMAGDLRVQHREASLEELGQLHDPPLTKDAIAGRIRRLLAMADKRAHDLGIPDTEAGLHPDQLGDG